A window from Candidatus Dadabacteria bacterium encodes these proteins:
- a CDS encoding OmpH family outer membrane protein, giving the protein MRKCLLLAAGFFMLFAFSFPAYAQQKIAYIDIKLVIRDSKAGKDANASFQKEVEAKRAVIEQKRKALEDMRQDVIQNGAVMSESKRRKLAETIEKKQKDLDRTREDIRIELQRKDLELTQNVLKDIEVIVNKIGEQEGFDIIVEKTESGILFGSSSSDITQKVISAYDASR; this is encoded by the coding sequence ATGAGAAAATGCTTGTTGCTTGCTGCTGGGTTTTTCATGTTATTTGCATTCTCTTTCCCTGCTTATGCTCAGCAGAAAATAGCTTACATAGATATCAAATTGGTTATCAGGGATTCAAAGGCAGGAAAGGACGCCAATGCTTCGTTCCAGAAAGAGGTTGAAGCCAAGAGGGCTGTAATAGAGCAGAAAAGAAAAGCTCTTGAAGACATGAGGCAGGATGTCATACAAAACGGGGCGGTAATGAGTGAAAGCAAGAGGAGAAAGCTGGCGGAAACCATAGAGAAAAAGCAGAAAGATCTGGACAGGACAAGAGAGGATATCCGGATTGAACTTCAGAGGAAGGATCTTGAATTAACCCAGAATGTTCTAAAAGACATAGAAGTTATAGTTAACAAGATTGGCGAGCAGGAAGGTTTTGACATCATTGTTGAAAAAACCGAGTCGGGCATTCTCTTCGGCAGTTCGTCTTCAGACATAACTCAGAAAGTCATATCGGCTTACGACGCTTCCAGATAA